In Carcharodon carcharias isolate sCarCar2 chromosome 22, sCarCar2.pri, whole genome shotgun sequence, the following are encoded in one genomic region:
- the tepsin gene encoding AP-4 complex accessory subunit Tepsin isoform X4 yields the protein MLCHIKPRALCLLPDRTHRQEKTSCNNAERSRTGRGLPHLLILTWHEQETLGLERRHVPMSTGCGEVGVSQGGMGSSPSSGSIMQGFGHTAGKIPSGSASDAILNKIQKAAEAMANAVLPQDCPKNRGNHYHAEGYQPVLSTASEAKELKSVPKSPVARHSTKAIHHQPGLPGGGWEESDSGHSSQDSSQTNYISDGSNSKTGTDSQSGGSRESGDLMERVESINLNDCVQEITLVNNLTQGSKVFLTRDEMLHFIKECGLLNCEVVVELLNEKLKDPSDSVNMRSMSILSTLMCSDLLSHDQIFAITHKCLQQLSEGGPGPVTSRATKILRQFQALEGSKLAARGSALEIALPISSDTLSCNAVTPLTNFTSGLKGKVLTDPLHFHPGLEKIPVLEKSQGSSLCLPPLSQETSISQENQGPVFPSLSLPEVKTQHTEKVTEISSDAVDTENSQPHSEAQIITVTQTSMTEQNLHCEQHKRITAEPKLQSVQCQSTASEDTTDSKLSLFADMVLVVHETPSFLKPCLNQGSSREMHTLAEQNKIPVCITTEVKIPHGNLGNTDSECNQTSVFSFLNTSSSSHSI from the exons gagaaaacatcctgTAATAATGCAGAGAGGTCACGGACTGGCAGGGGACTACCCCACCTACTCATTCTCACTTGGCATGAGCAGGAGACCCTGgggctggagaggcgccatgtgcctatGTCAACTGGCTGCGGGGAGGTTGGGGTGTCACAGGGAG GAATGGGTTCAAGTCCTTCATCCGGCTCCATAATGCAAGGCTTTGGGCACACAGCAGGGAAAATACCTTCAG GTTCTGCCAGTGATGCAATTCTTAATAAGATACAAAAAGCAGCAGAAGCTATGGCGAATGCTGTACTTCCTCAAGATTGCCCCAAAAATCGTGGAAACCATTATCATGCTGAGGGCTACCAGCCAGTATTATCAACTGCCTCTGAAGCAAAAGAGTTGAAATCAGTTCCTAAAAGTCCTGTTGCTAGACACAGTACAAAGG CAATTCATCATCAACCTGGTCTGCCAGGGGGAGGCTGGGAAGAAAGTGACAGTGGGCACAGTTCCCAGGATTCCTCACAGACCAATTATATCTCAGATGGCAGCAATAGTAAAACAGGTACAGACAGCCaatcagggggcagcagagagagcggAGACTTGATGGAAAG AGTTGAATCAATAAACCTGAATGACTGCGTGCAGGAAATAACCTTGGTAAACAACCTGACCCAAGGGTCAAAAGTATTTCTGACTAGAGATGAAATGCTTCATTTTATCAAAGA GTGTGGATTGCTCAACTGTGAAGTGGTCGTGGAGCTTCTCAATGAGAAACTGAAGGACCCCTCTGACTCTGTCAACATG AGGTCAATGAGCATCCTCTCCACCCTAATGTGCTCTGACCTGTTATCACATGATCAGATATTTGCAATTACCCATAAGTGCTTGCAGCAGTTGAGTGAGGGTGGACCAGGGCCTGTGACCAGTCGAGCCACCAAG attctGAGGCAGTTTCAGGCTTTGGAGGGAAGTAAGCTGGCAGCTCGGGGCTCAGCATTGGAAATCGCTCTGCCTATTTCCAGTGACACCCTGTCATGTAATGCTGTGACACCTTTAACCAACTTCACTTCGGGGCTGAAAGGGAAAGTGTTGACGGACCCATTGCATTTccatcctgggttagagaagattCCAGTATTAGAGAAAAGCCAGGGATCATCACTGTGTTTACCTCCATTATCACAAGAAACCTCAATCTCACAGGAAAACCAGGGCCCGGTATTTCCATCTCTTTCATTACCAGAGGTCAAAACTCAACATACAGAAAAAGTGACTGAAATTTCATCCGATGCAGTGGATACTGAaaacagtcaaccacattcaGAAGCACAAATTATAACTGTAACACAAACTTCTATGACTGAGCAAAATTTACATTGTGAACAGCACAAGAGAATAACAGCAGAACCCAAGCTACAATCAGTGCAATGCCAGAGCACAGCTTCTGAAGACACAACAGACAGTAAACTCTCTCTGTTTGCTGACATGGTTCTTGTAGTACATGAAACACCTTCATTTCTGAAGCCCTGTCTTAACCAAGGATCATCCAGAGAAATGCACACATTAGCAGAACAGAATAAAATACCGGTATGCATTACAACTGAGGTGAAGATACCACATGGTAACTTAGGAAATACAGACTCTGAATGTAACCAAACATCCGTATTCTCATTTCTTAATACATCCTCTTCTTCACACAGTATCTGA